A stretch of DNA from Maridesulfovibrio sp.:
CCTCATCGCGCTGCCGGAAATTTTCAGGGATTTCGAACTATACCGCATGCTGGTCTTCGGCGGGGTCATGACACTGATGATGCTCTTCAGGCCGCAGGGACTTCTGCCTCCCAAACGTAAAATGAAAGCGGACAAAGAGGATTAATAAATGTCTGAACCGATCTTAGAGCTGCGTGATGTCCACTCCGGATACGGCAGCATCAAAGCCCTGAAAGGGATCAGCATATGTGCGCACGAAGGTGAGATAGTATCCATCATCGGCGCAAACGGCGCAGGCAAGAGCACAACGCTGATGACCATCTGCAACATCGTCAAAGCCACAAGCGGGGACATCTATTACCGGGGAAAGCGTATCAACAGCGTCAGCTCCGACAAACTTCCCTCAATGGGTTTATGCCAGGTTCCGGAAGGCCGCCGCATTTTTCCCCGCCTTACAATTGAAGAAAATCTAGATATGGGCGCTTTTTTCCGTAAAGACAGCGGAATTGCGGAAGACATGGAACGGGTCTTCAGCATGTTCCCCATCCTCAGGGAAAGGCGTAAACAGGCCGGCGGAACACTCTCCGGCGGAGAACAGCAGATGCTGGCGATCGGACGCGCGCTGATGAGCCGTCCGAAGGTGCTTCTGCTGGACGAACCTTCACTAGGTCTGGCGCCGTTGATCGTCAAACAGATATTCGACATCATAAGCAAGATCAACAAACTGGGTACAACCATTATTCTGGTGGAACAAAATGCCAAGGTAGCCCTCAGCATGGCCCACCGCGGCTATGTGCTGGAAACCGGTAATGTAGTCCTTGAGGATGAAGCCTCCAAATTGCTGGACAACCCCGAGATTCAGAAGGCGTATCTCGGCGAATAGCCGACAATTCCTAAAGGAAAAAGTCCTCCTGGAAAATTTCCCGGAGGACTTTTTTATGCTCCACTGAAAAAAACAGCCGAACACCTGACCTGAAATCATGCAAACGGGTCCCGGAGCAGTTTGTATTTACCCTGCTGCTCAGCACAGACGCCTTTTTCCACCATCTCTTTCAGCAGAGCTGGAAGCCTGTCCGTTTCCCCTCCTGCCAGCACCTTATCTCCCTCGGATTTAAGGTATGAAACAGGCAGAAACTCCTCCTTGCCTCTCCTGAAAAGCGCAACAAGAAATCTGTCTGTCAGCTTTTTACCACCTTCCATTCGTACTCCTCCTTAACAGCAAACTACTTCAACATGAAATTGCGCAACCCGGTAAAGAAAATCTGGGCGGCAATGGACGCGACCAACAACCCGGTCAACCGGCTCATTATGTTAAGTCCCCTTCTTCCCAGCAGACGCTTAAGACTTGAGGAAAGAAATAGCAGA
This window harbors:
- a CDS encoding ABC transporter ATP-binding protein, whose protein sequence is MSEPILELRDVHSGYGSIKALKGISICAHEGEIVSIIGANGAGKSTTLMTICNIVKATSGDIYYRGKRINSVSSDKLPSMGLCQVPEGRRIFPRLTIEENLDMGAFFRKDSGIAEDMERVFSMFPILRERRKQAGGTLSGGEQQMLAIGRALMSRPKVLLLDEPSLGLAPLIVKQIFDIISKINKLGTTIILVEQNAKVALSMAHRGYVLETGNVVLEDEASKLLDNPEIQKAYLGE